From a single Miscanthus floridulus cultivar M001 chromosome 8, ASM1932011v1, whole genome shotgun sequence genomic region:
- the LOC136469407 gene encoding probable bifunctional riboflavin biosynthesis protein RIBA 1, chloroplastic, which produces MLMLEVLLRIVRSPGLAKQDPAQPNLLCRRPLQSLVSEPKLSASSSCSGKHFSWLNNIYGHSRTSRLCCDASLLPSATSNSLRTIGSICLENTHRLRKFHISHAVGGSSENVIINGKTNPSNAVQADAVALGTIAADMAPVVDGFSVDDDELDLDFPTEGFSSIPEAIEDIRQGKYVIVVDDEDRENEGDLIMAASKVTPEAMAFIVRHGTGIVCVSMKEEDLERLQLPLMVTTKENEEKLRTAFTVSVDAKEGTTTGVSANDRANTILALASPNSKPEDFNRPGHIFPLKYREGGVLKRAGHTEASVDLAMLAGLPPVAVLCEIVDDDDGSMALLPKLQQFAKRENLKIISIADLIRLALS; this is translated from the exons ATGCTGATGCTGGAAGTTTTGTTGAGGATAGTG AGAAGCCCCGGGCTTGCAAAACAAGATCCAGCCCAACCCAATTTACTGTGTCGAAGGCCTTTGCAAAGTCTAGTTTCAGAACCAAAGTTGTCAGCTTCCTCTTCTTGCAG TGGAAAACACTTTTCATGGCTAAACAACATCTATGGTCACTCCAGGACTTCTAGGTTGTGTTGTGATGCTTCGCTTTTACCAAGTGCTACATCAAACAGTTTAAGGACAATCGGATCAATTTGCTTGGAAAATACCCACCGACTCAGAAAGTTCCATATATCTCATGCTGTGGGTGGTTCATCAGAGAATGTTATTATAAATGGGAAGACCAACCCATCTAATGCAGTCCAAGCAGATGCTGTTGCACTTGGGACCATTGCAGCTGATATGGCTCCTGTTGTTGATGGTTTTTCTGTTGATGACGATGAGCTTGACCTAGACTTCCCTACAGAGGGTTTCTCATCTATACCTGAAGCTATTGAGGACATTCGTCAAGGAAAA TATGTCATTGTTGTGGATGATGAGGATAGAGAGAATGAAGGTGATCTTATAATGGCAGCATCAAAGGTCACACCTGAGGCTATGGCTTTTATAGTGAGGCATGGCACTGGGATTGTTTGTGTCAGCATGAAAGAAGAGGATCTGGAAAGGCTACAACTTCCTCTTATGGTGACGACAAAGGAAAATGAAGAGAAACTGCGAACTGCCTTCACTGTTTCAGTG GATGCCAAGGAGGGAACAACTACTGGGGTTTCAGCAAACGATCGGGCAAACACAATACTGGCACTTGCGTCTCCTAATTCCAAACCTGAGGATTTCAACCGGCCAGGACATATTTTTCCTCTTAAATACAGAGAAGGTGGTGTGTTAAAAAGGGCTGGACATACTGAAGCATCGGTGGACCTTGCCATGTTAGCTGGGTTACCTCCTGTTGCAGTTCTTTGTGAaattgttgatgatgatgatggctccATGGCTTTGTTACCGAAACTGCAACAATTTGCTAAGAGGGAGAACCTGAAGATAATATCAATCGCAGACCTGATAAGGTTAGCTTTGTCTTGA